The following are encoded together in the Rhizobium sp. SSA_523 genome:
- a CDS encoding ABC transporter ATP-binding protein/permease, with protein MAPGLQFQRRAAAYGVVGALIWPLQAGLVAWAIGQALADEAIVPMMVAGAFAGLGLCRAAFSFVAEKEAQRAADSVIGAARKAMIAMETRRLEESGFGGAGAVASLATEKLDLLSPYATRYLPAQARVAVLPLVLVTAAFWHSWVAACILLVSGPLIPLFMALVGYAAKETSSRQLKEVGSVNDMLVERLSALLDIRLLGARKIVHEPFRLRSDDLRRRTMAVLAVAFLSSTVLELFAAVGVAMMAVYVGFSLLGTITFGAWGAALSPQSGIFLLLLAPDFYQPLRDLAAAWHDRASASAVADEFAAWQAGKTAFMAGRGERVAPLPGPASLCIEGCYSPGGRALPTISVAAGESLALVGPSGAGKTSLLRLMAGLSVPSRGLVLVAGRVVLTDANCDAWRARLGWMPQAPHFLNSSIRDNIMLGRQGDLAEVLRRTGAEAFVQSLPGGTLARLGESGAGISGGEARRLMLARAIFGCPDVILADEPTADLDPQTADIVTQTLLSEVERGATLIVATHDMRLAQNMHRMIRLGAGS; from the coding sequence ATGGCGCCCGGTCTTCAGTTCCAGCGGCGCGCCGCAGCCTATGGCGTGGTCGGTGCGCTGATATGGCCCTTGCAGGCGGGCCTGGTGGCATGGGCGATCGGCCAGGCGCTGGCGGACGAGGCGATCGTGCCGATGATGGTGGCCGGCGCTTTCGCCGGTCTCGGACTGTGCCGGGCAGCCTTTTCCTTTGTGGCGGAAAAGGAGGCCCAGAGGGCGGCCGACAGCGTTATCGGCGCGGCACGCAAGGCCATGATCGCGATGGAAACCCGGCGCCTTGAGGAAAGCGGCTTTGGCGGCGCCGGAGCCGTTGCCTCGCTGGCGACGGAGAAGCTCGATCTTCTTTCGCCTTACGCGACGCGCTATCTGCCGGCCCAGGCGCGGGTGGCGGTGCTGCCGCTCGTTCTGGTGACGGCCGCCTTCTGGCATTCCTGGGTTGCCGCCTGCATTCTGCTGGTCAGCGGCCCGCTCATCCCTCTGTTCATGGCGCTTGTCGGCTATGCGGCAAAGGAAACCAGTTCCCGCCAGCTGAAGGAAGTCGGCAGCGTCAACGACATGCTTGTGGAACGCCTATCGGCCCTGCTCGACATCCGTCTGCTCGGCGCCCGCAAGATCGTGCACGAGCCTTTCCGCCTGCGGTCCGATGATCTGCGGCGCCGAACAATGGCCGTGCTGGCGGTGGCCTTTCTGTCCTCCACGGTGCTTGAACTGTTCGCCGCGGTGGGCGTTGCCATGATGGCCGTCTATGTCGGCTTTTCCCTGCTCGGCACCATCACCTTCGGCGCCTGGGGAGCAGCGCTCTCGCCGCAATCCGGCATCTTCCTGCTCCTGCTCGCTCCAGACTTCTATCAGCCTCTGCGGGATCTTGCGGCGGCCTGGCATGACCGGGCATCGGCCTCGGCAGTTGCCGATGAATTTGCGGCCTGGCAGGCGGGAAAGACGGCATTCATGGCCGGCAGAGGCGAGCGGGTCGCCCCACTGCCAGGCCCGGCCAGCCTCTGCATCGAGGGATGCTACTCGCCCGGCGGCAGAGCGCTGCCGACCATTTCGGTGGCTGCAGGCGAGAGCCTGGCCCTGGTGGGGCCAAGCGGCGCCGGCAAAACCTCGCTCCTGCGCCTGATGGCCGGCCTTTCGGTCCCGAGCCGGGGACTGGTCCTCGTTGCCGGTCGGGTGGTGCTGACCGACGCGAATTGCGATGCCTGGCGGGCCCGGCTCGGATGGATGCCGCAGGCGCCGCACTTCCTGAATTCGAGCATCCGGGACAATATCATGCTGGGCCGTCAGGGGGATCTGGCGGAGGTGTTGCGGCGCACCGGGGCCGAGGCCTTCGTGCAATCGCTGCCGGGTGGCACGCTTGCCCGGCTGGGCGAGAGCGGCGCGGGCATATCCGGCGGCGAGGCGCGCCGCCTGATGCTGGCGCGGGCCATTTTCGGATGTCCGGATGTCATCCTGGCCGACGAACCGACGGCCGAT